One Dromiciops gliroides isolate mDroGli1 chromosome 3, mDroGli1.pri, whole genome shotgun sequence DNA segment encodes these proteins:
- the LOC122749474 gene encoding kallikrein-11-like isoform X1, translated as MPLLTLMVLALVTGHGQAETRIIKGYECPAHSQPWQVALFQKSRLHCGATLIDRQWILTAAHCQKPQYWVYLGAHNLQRPDGCEQRRMATISIPHPGFNGSLPNKDHRNDIMLVKLKIPVMLTRAVKPLTLPEHCVTPGSRCLISGWGTTTSPQLTLPHTLRCANISTIDHRECEAAYPGNITDTMVCASVKEEGKDSCQGDSGGPLVCNGTLQGIISWGQDPCAVTRKPGVYTKVCKYVDWIRKTIKDN; from the exons ATGCCTCTCCTGACCCTAATGGTACTTGCTCTGGTAACAG GTCATGGCCAAGCAGAGACAAGAATTATAAAGGGGTATGAGTGTCCAGCTCACTCCCAGCCTTGGCAGGTCGCACTGTTTCAGAAGTCTCGTTTACACTGTGGGGCCACCCTCATCGACCGACAATGGATACTCACAGCAGCTCACTGCCAGAAGCC CCAGTACTGGGTGTACCTGGGGGCGCATAACCTTCAGCGGCCAGATGGCTGTGAACAGAGAAGGATGGCGACCATCTCCATCCCCCACCCGGGCTTCAATGGCAGCCTCCCCAACAAGGACCATCGGAATGACATCATGTTGGTGAAGCTGAAAATCCCTGTGATGCTGACTCGGGCGGTGAAGCCGTTAACCCTACCTGAGCACTGTGTCACTCCTGGCTCCCGATGCCTCATCTCCGGCTGGGGCACCACCACGAGCCCCCAGT TGACTCTCCCTCATACCCTTCGATGTGCCAACATAAGCACCATCGATCACAGGGAGTGTGAAGCGGCCTATCCTGGGAACATCACAGACACCATGGTGTGTGCCAGCGTCAAGGAAGAGGGCAAGGACTCCTGCCAG GGTGATTCAGGGGGACCCTTGGTGTGTAATGGAACACTTCAAGGCATCATTTCCTGGGGCCAAGACCCCTGTGCTGTCACCCGGAAGCCGGGTGTCTATACTAAGGTCTGCAAATATGTGGATTGGATCCGGAAAACCATTAAGGACAATTAA
- the LOC122749474 gene encoding kallikrein-11-like isoform X2 — protein MSVQLTPSLGRSHCFRSLVYTVGPPSSTDNGYSQQLTARSRGQYWVYLGAHNLQRPDGCEQRRMATISIPHPGFNGSLPNKDHRNDIMLVKLKIPVMLTRAVKPLTLPEHCVTPGSRCLISGWGTTTSPQLTLPHTLRCANISTIDHRECEAAYPGNITDTMVCASVKEEGKDSCQGDSGGPLVCNGTLQGIISWGQDPCAVTRKPGVYTKVCKYVDWIRKTIKDN, from the exons ATGAGTGTCCAGCTCACTCCCAGCCTTGGCAGGTCGCACTGTTTCAGAAGTCTCGTTTACACTGTGGGGCCACCCTCATCGACCGACAATGGATACTCACAGCAGCTCACTGCCAGAAGCCGTGG CCAGTACTGGGTGTACCTGGGGGCGCATAACCTTCAGCGGCCAGATGGCTGTGAACAGAGAAGGATGGCGACCATCTCCATCCCCCACCCGGGCTTCAATGGCAGCCTCCCCAACAAGGACCATCGGAATGACATCATGTTGGTGAAGCTGAAAATCCCTGTGATGCTGACTCGGGCGGTGAAGCCGTTAACCCTACCTGAGCACTGTGTCACTCCTGGCTCCCGATGCCTCATCTCCGGCTGGGGCACCACCACGAGCCCCCAGT TGACTCTCCCTCATACCCTTCGATGTGCCAACATAAGCACCATCGATCACAGGGAGTGTGAAGCGGCCTATCCTGGGAACATCACAGACACCATGGTGTGTGCCAGCGTCAAGGAAGAGGGCAAGGACTCCTGCCAG GGTGATTCAGGGGGACCCTTGGTGTGTAATGGAACACTTCAAGGCATCATTTCCTGGGGCCAAGACCCCTGTGCTGTCACCCGGAAGCCGGGTGTCTATACTAAGGTCTGCAAATATGTGGATTGGATCCGGAAAACCATTAAGGACAATTAA
- the KLK10 gene encoding kallikrein-10 has product MNPPLPSMRNRNSIHTVLWFLVLASCRAAPGTSVSPIPEALEAPEALEVRETRITQCARGSQPWHVSLFKDLSFRCAGVLVDRNWVLTAAHCAESWLWAKLGDYHLLLADGGEQLKISSVMIPHPKYKVGSGPSLPARTDEHDLLMMKLRRPAVLGPRVQVLPLARTCAAPGTRCQAAGWGTTSQPRVKYSKSLSCAEVTVLSPKECATSYPGVLTNNMICAGLDNGQDACQSDSGGPLVCNGTLQGILSWGDYPCGSAHRPAVYTWTCKYYSWIEKIIRTH; this is encoded by the exons ATGAACCCCCCG CTTCCAAGTATGAGGAATCGAAACTCCATCCACACCGTCCTGTGGTTCTTAGTGCTTGCTTCCTGCAGGG CTGCAcctggaacctcagtttccccaatccCAGAGGCCTTGGAGGCCCCGGAGGCCTTGGAGGTCCGGGAGACTAGGATTACCCAGTGCGCCCGCGGCTCACAGCCTTGGCACGTCTCGCTCTTCAAAGACCTCTCATTCCGCTGTGCTGGAGTACTAGTGGACCGCAACTGGGTACTAACCGCAGCCCACTGCGCAGAAAG CTGGCTTTGGGCCAAACTCGGTGACTACCATCTGCTGCTAGCTGATGGAGGAGAACAACTCAAAATCAGCTCCGTGATGATCCCACACCCCAAGTACAAGGTGGGTTCTGGCCCTTCCTTGCCTGCCCGCACAGATGAGCACGACCTTCTAATGATGAAGCTTCGTCGACCAGCTGTCCTTGGACCTCGGGTCCAGGTCTTACCTCTGGCCAGGACCTGTGCTGCCCCAGGGACTCGATGCCAGGCTGCAGGCTGGGGCACTACCAGCCAACCCCGAG TGAAATACAGCAAGAGCCTGTCCTGTGCAGAGGTCACTGTCCTGTCTCCCAAAGAGTGTGCTACTTCCTACCCCGGGGTGCTTACAAACAATATGATATGTGCTGGCTTGGACAATGGCCAGGATGCCTGTCAG AGTGACTCTGGAGGTCCTCTGGTCTGCAATGGAACCCTCCAGGGCATCCTGTCCTGGGGCGATTACCCCTGTGGTTCAGCCCATCGGCCAGCTGTTTATACCTGGACCTGTAAATACTACTCCTGGATTGAGAAGATCATTCGAACCCACTGA